The segment AGGCGCTGGTCTGCGACCTCGCCGCGGCCCTCGCCGCCCGCGGCCACGAGGTCGAGGTGATCGCCGCCTCCGGCTCGAGCGTGCCCGGGATCACGGTGGTCGACAGCGGCGTCGACGCCGCCGAGCTGGCCGGATCCGCGTACCGCTGGGACGAGGGCAGCCGCGACAGCGCCGGCAGCGACCTCGCCTACCGGCGGGCGCTCGGGGTCGCCCGCGCCCGGGGCTACGCCGTGCTCCACAACCACGCCTTCGACATCGCCGCCGTCCGCGGCGCGGACGGGGCCGGGGCGGTGGTGGTCCACACCCTCCACCTCCCCCCCGACCCCGGCATGGCCGCCGCGCTGGGCGAGGCCCTCGGCTGGCCGCGACCGCCCACCGTCGCCTGTGTCTCCGCCGCCCAGGCGCGGGCGTGGCGCGCGCTCGGCGGGATCGAGGCGGTGCTCCTCGCCAACGGCGTGCCGGTGGAGGCGATCGGCTGGGCGGCGGAGGCAGGCGACACCGCCGTCTTCGCCGGGAGGCTGAGCCCGGAGAAGGGGGTCGACGACGCGGCGCGGATCGCGCTCGGCGCGGGGCTGCCCCTCGAGGTCTACGGCGCCGCCTACGACCCCGCCTTCGCGGCCCGCTGCCGGGCCCGCTGGAGCGGTCACCCCGAGGTGCGCTTCCACGGCGCGGTGCCGCGCCGGCTGCTGTGGGAGCGGCTGGCCCAGGCGCGGGCGCTGATCGCCCCCTCGCGCTGGGACGAACCCTTCGGGCTGGCCGCGGCCGAGGCCCAGGCCGCCGGGACGCCGGTGGTCGCCTACCGCAGCGGGGGCCTCGGCGAGGTGGTCGCCGAGGGCCGGTCGGGCCACCTCCTCGACCCCGGCGACGTCGAGGGCGCCAGCGCGGCGCTGCGCCGGGTGGGATCCACGATCGACCGGGCGGACTGCCGCCGCCACGCCGAGCGCCACCTCGACATCGCCGCCACCGCCGCCGCCCACGAGCGGCTGTACGCCGGGCTGCTGAGCGGCTGACCGGGGGCGCTCAGCCGGGGAGGAAGCTGCTCCCCGCCTCCAGACGGTCGCCGCGGGGGGTGCGCTGGCGGGGGACACCGGAGGCGAGCCGCCGCCACAGCGCCCGGTAGCTCGGGTACTCGAGCTCGGGGACCACCCAGCCGGAACCCACCAGCTCGGCGTGGAAGGCGGGCAGGTGGCGGAAGGGCACCCCGATGTCGACGTGGTGGGCGAGGTGCCAGCCGGTGTTGTAGGGCACGAACAGGAGCCGGGCGAGCCGGGTCTGCCGGACCACGTGGGTGGTCAGGCGGCGGTCGGAGGAGCGGCCCATGCCACCGTGCTCGGCGATCGCCCGCAGCCGGTTCGAGACCTTCCAGAGGCTCATCCAGGGGAGCAGCCAGCACACCGGGTAGAGCAGCGGCCGCCCCCAGGCGCAGGCGGCGGCGAACATCGCGAGCTGCACCGCCAGCAGCTGC is part of the Candidatus Dormiibacterota bacterium genome and harbors:
- a CDS encoding glycosyltransferase; amino-acid sequence: MRVGLLAPLVAALREPQIGGAQALVCDLAAALAARGHEVEVIAASGSSVPGITVVDSGVDAAELAGSAYRWDEGSRDSAGSDLAYRRALGVARARGYAVLHNHAFDIAAVRGADGAGAVVVHTLHLPPDPGMAAALGEALGWPRPPTVACVSAAQARAWRALGGIEAVLLANGVPVEAIGWAAEAGDTAVFAGRLSPEKGVDDAARIALGAGLPLEVYGAAYDPAFAARCRARWSGHPEVRFHGAVPRRLLWERLAQARALIAPSRWDEPFGLAAAEAQAAGTPVVAYRSGGLGEVVAEGRSGHLLDPGDVEGASAALRRVGSTIDRADCRRHAERHLDIAATAAAHERLYAGLLSG